The DNA region TCTGTTCTTGCTTGGTACTGAGGTCCAGTAATTAGTGGCTCTGACAGAGAAGACTGATCTGCCAAACTCAGTAGATCTGTGCTGCACTGCACAGTCACGTCTGCTGGTCGTCCTAGATGTCCTCCTGTTGTCTGGACGTGGTGACATGAACTCGTTTGAACTACTGTTTGGCATTCaggtaaaacagtgaaaatattataaatacagcacacacttaaactgatcttgacattttaaaatacgTTTTGTAGCTGGCCCCTCCACAGCACTACATTGTTTAGCTACTAcgttggactccagcctgcatTTCCAAACTAGGGACGTgtcgactgacatctactgtatgtaatacactgtctatggataagtaactcatacaaccccacttcaaaaaatgtgaactatccctttaagcctgAAACTTCACCACACTTTGTAAACCAGTTAGCCAAGTGTCAACTAACTTTATAGCTTCAATTATACCACACACATATTGGCTGACTATCGGTTCCGTTAGCTAATTAATGCTTCTTTAATTTCTGACAGGAGGGTGAGGGGTGTGTCGAGcttatatataaaaacatttaactgcCATATTTTTACATGGAGTTTGGTGTATTGATCTGTAACCGCAGTTGAGCGCATCGGAGCTAaaagcaagctaacattagctagcttgctagctgaCGTTAGCGCCCTCTTCGAGCCAATATGAACAACATGGAGCTAAATGATAACTGCAAACAACAGTTTAAGTATCATAATTTCAAAATGCGCTGCTGTCATATTTACTGTTGATTACAAACCTTAAAAATTACTCACAAGTGCTCTCGTTGCTGTACACAAGCAGCAAATAACCAAACACCACAGTGCTGATGGGTAATGAGACGTCATTTCCAGGTTGCGGAAGTGGCGTCATGTTGCGGAGGATTCTGGGAAGTACCGGTGTCACAAGGAGAAACGTGGTCAGACCACAGCAGGCAAAATATTTACAGTTCGtgtcagctgtcatttattAATGTCGCAGAAATGGGAACTAAAACGGAGCCGCTCAAACGTTACATTTGCTCGTTTACCGGCTGCTCGGCGACTTATAACAAACAGTGGAAACTGGACGCTCACCTGTGTAAACACACCGGAGTGAAGCCGTACACATGTGAGCACAGCGGCTGCGGTAAGTCCTTCTGCAGCCCTTACCACCTGACGAGACATGAGCTCACTCACAGCGGGGTGAAGCCGTTTCAGTGCACCGAGGACGGCTGCGAGGAGGCCTTCACCACCAACACTAACCGGGACAGACACATCAGCCGCGttcacacacaccagcagagGAAGTACGTTTGCAAATTCGAGGACTGTGGGCTGGAGTTCAAGAAAAAAGAGCAGCTCAAGTCTCACATGTGTGAACAGCACACCCAGCTGCCCCCTTACCAGTGCACTTATGAAGGCTGCCAGATGCGATTCACCGTCCCCAGCAAGCTGAAGCGGCACGAGAAGGTGCACAGGGGGTACCCCTGTAAGGAGGAGGGCTGCATCTTCACGGGGAAGACCTGGACAGAGTACCTGAAGCACAGGAAGGAGCAGCACAGGCTCATCCTGAGGTGCGACCAGTGCAGCAAGGTGTTCAGGGACTCCTGGTTCCTGCATCAGCATCAGCGCGTCCACTCTGACACGCGGGTGGTCCTCAAGTGCCCCAGGGATGGCTGTGACAGGTCATTCACCACAGTGTTTAACCTGCAGAGCCACGTCGGCTCCTTCCACGAGGAGCTGCGGCCCTTCACCTGCACCCATGCAGGCTGTGGGAAGACCTTCACCATGAGACAGAGCCTCCAGCGTCACAGCATTGTCCACGACCcggagaggaagaaaataagGAAGCCTAGACCCAAAAGA from Epinephelus fuscoguttatus linkage group LG3, E.fuscoguttatus.final_Chr_v1 includes:
- the gtf3aa gene encoding general transcription factor IIIAa, producing MGTKTEPLKRYICSFTGCSATYNKQWKLDAHLCKHTGVKPYTCEHSGCGKSFCSPYHLTRHELTHSGVKPFQCTEDGCEEAFTTNTNRDRHISRVHTHQQRKYVCKFEDCGLEFKKKEQLKSHMCEQHTQLPPYQCTYEGCQMRFTVPSKLKRHEKVHRGYPCKEEGCIFTGKTWTEYLKHRKEQHRLILRCDQCSKVFRDSWFLHQHQRVHSDTRVVLKCPRDGCDRSFTTVFNLQSHVGSFHEELRPFTCTHAGCGKTFTMRQSLQRHSIVHDPERKKIRKPRPKRSLASRLSGYRETKTVVVKKHSGPGSLTGSAQKNTGPPGPVELVSLLQDTSLLCSPAVDTHGLTNALTLTV